A single region of the Lepus europaeus isolate LE1 chromosome 1, mLepTim1.pri, whole genome shotgun sequence genome encodes:
- the LOC133758812 gene encoding eukaryotic initiation factor 4A-like — translation MAVRRGWTPDIVIQIYEDEIVDNFEAMNFKESLLRSIYAYDLEKPLAVQQRAIIPCIKDPEGNSGAWRLYWSIALVEQMSETKCKNCRQKHHVLLLVHNGEYLTCYTEDICLQNGS, via the coding sequence ATGGCGGTGCGGAGGGGATGGACCCCCGACATTGTTATCCAGATCTATGAGGATGAGATTGTGGATAACTTTGAGGCCATGAATTTCAAGGAGTCTCTTCTTCGTAGCATCTATGCTTATGACCTTGAGAAGCCTTTAGCTGTTCAGCAAAGAGCTATTATTCCTTGCATTAAAGATCCAGAAGGTAATTCTGGTGCTTGGAGACTATATTGGAGCATTGCGTTAGTGGAACAAATGTCCGAAACGAAATGCAAAAATTGCAGGCAGAAGCACCATGTACTGTTGTTGGTACACAATGGAGAGTATTTGACATGTTACACAGAAGATATCTGTCTCCAAAATGGATCATAG